A DNA window from Aquarana catesbeiana isolate 2022-GZ linkage group LG01, ASM4218655v1, whole genome shotgun sequence contains the following coding sequences:
- the LOC141127641 gene encoding general transcription factor II-I repeat domain-containing protein 2-like, translated as MSQQRFFTRARELNENATKASYEVATLIAKNCKSFSEGDFIEECVMKMVENICPEKKQEFANICLARNTVARRAEEISSDIKRQLTSKGVDFDFFSIACDESMDLSDTVQLLIFMRGVDDEMNVTEELLDLQSLTDQTRGKDLFVSVSSAIDDIKLPWNKLTGIITDGAPAMAGERSGLATLICNKVIEEGGKAMKLHCIIHQQVLCAKHLKYDHVMKPVAEYEDVVYHNDIRWLSRGSALQRFYSLKKEIGEFLETKEQPMRELSDPIWLADLGFLVDITKHLNVLNTSLQGKDAAENQLYSHLKAFGTKLQLFIRQLSQTQPNLINFSALQEIMNSFPQDNIRAQMSKYAAVITSLAGKFKWRFQDFVAIKNEISLFSSPFSVAPDQLQLELIELHCDSELRSHHQQLSLVNFYRQLDKSRFQEIRTLKKMLSLFGSTYMCEQTFSAMNFNKNRSSKEQNTHSIDRGYSRKCFTQICETTKNKNCLNYCI; from the exons ATGTCGCAACAGCGATTTTTCACAAGAGCCCGTGAGTTAAATGAAAATGCCACAAAGGCAAGCTATGAGGTGGCAACGTTAATTGCTAAAAATTGCAAATCTTTTTCTGAGGGTGACTTTATCGAAGAATGTGTTATGAAAATGGTTGAGAATATCTGTCCCGAGAAGAAGCAAGAGTTTGCCAACATTTGCCTGGCTCGTAACACTGTAGCACGGAGAGCTGAAGAGATTTCATCAGATATTAAGAGACAGTTGACATCCAAAGGAGTGGATTTTGACTTCTTTTCAATAGCCTGTGATGAAAGCATGGACCTATCTGACACGGTTCAGTTGCTGATTTTTATGAGAGGGGTGGACGATGAAATGAATGTGACTGAAGAGCTACTTGACCTCCAGAGCCTTACGGACCAAACAAGAGGAAaagatttatttgtttctgttagttCCGCCATAGATGACATAAAACTGCCTTGGAACAAACTTACTGGGATtattactgatggggcacctgCCATGGCTGGAGAACGAAGTGGATTAGCAACCCTAATCTGTAACAAGGTGATCGAAGAAGGAGGCAAAGCTATGAAACTCCATTGTATCATTCATCAACAAGTTCTCTGTGCTAAACATCTCAAATATGACCATGTTATGAAACCGGTG GCTGAATACGAAGATGTTGTATATCACAACGATATAAGATGGCTCAGTCGGGGGTCTGCACTGCAGCGTTTCTACTCTCTCAAAAAGGAAATCGGAGAATTCTTAGAAACAAAGGAACAACCAATGCGAGAACTATCTGATCCGATTTGGCTGGCTGATTTGGGGTTTCTAGTTGACATAACAAAGCATCTGAATGTACTAAACACCAGTCTTCAGGGGAAAGATGCAGCGGAGAACCAGCTTTATTCACACCTCAAAGCCTTTGGAACAAAGCTGCAACTTTTCATAAGGCAGTTATCACAAACACAGCCCAATCTCATAAATTTTTCAGCGTTGCAGGAAATAATGAACAGTTTTCCACAGGACAATATCAGGGCACAAATGAGCAAGTATGCAGCAGTCATCACATCTCTGGCTGGGAAGTTTAAATGGCGCTTTCAGGATTTTGTAGCTATTAAAAATGAGATAAGCCTTTTCTCCTCTCCATTCTCTGTTGCTCCAGATCAGCTGCAGCTCGAGCTCATTGAGCTGCATTGTGACAGTGAGTTACGCAGtcatcaccaacagctctctcttGTGAACTTTTACCGCCAACTGGATAAGAGCCGGTTTCAAGAGATTCGAACATTGAAGAAAATGCTGAGCTTGTTTGGCTCAACATATATGTGTGAGCAGACATTCTCTGCTATGAACTTTAACAAGAACCGC